Proteins encoded by one window of Electrophorus electricus isolate fEleEle1 chromosome 17, fEleEle1.pri, whole genome shotgun sequence:
- the LOC118242881 gene encoding trace amine-associated receptor 6-like, producing the protein MNITEYQQIATVQYCFPDNNSSCRKEVQTGTGNIFLFTLLSFISVCTVFLNLLVIISISHFKQLHTPTNLFILSLAVADLLVGLIVMPVNIMQLIDSCWYLGTMACIVISLINAVLTSASLCSLTFIAVDRYIAVNDPLLYSTKITVCKTSVTIISGWSFCFFYIITVFYFNDHLLQSQISTSCYGECFTVIKYSWVIVDLVISFLCPCSIILILYAIIFFVARRQAKAVKSMSIGRSQRHTAKISNSSQTKATKTLGIVVCFYIGCWIPYFLSSLSTESLTTVSLLWTVFGWILLINSSINPLIYAIFYPWFRASAKYIITCRIFDSSSSSFSLFSDHF; encoded by the coding sequence ATGAACATCACAGAGTATCAGCAAATTGCAACAGTTCAGTACTGCTTTCCTGACAACAACTCATCATGCAGAAAGGAGGTCCAAACAGGCACTgggaatatatttttattcactcTCCTTTCATTTATCTCTGTatgcactgtgtttttgaacCTGCTTGTGATaatctccatctctcacttcaagcagctccacactccAACCAAcctgttcattctctctctagctgtggCTGATCTTCTCGTGGGACTGATTGTTATGCCAGTGAATATAATGCAACTAATAGACAGCTGTTGGTATCTTGGTACTATGGCATGCATTGTTATTTCACTGATTAATGCTGTCTTAACATCAGCATCTCTCTGTAGCCTGACTTTCATTGCAGTTGATCGGTACATTGCTGTTAATGACCCTTTGCTTTATTCCACTAAAATAACAGTTTGTAAAACATCAGTGACTATAATTTCAGGCTGgtccttttgtttcttttatattatcactgttttttactttaatgaCCATCTCCTGCAGTCTCAGATATCCACAAGTTGTTATGGAGAGTGTTTCACAGTTATAAAATATTCGTGGGTAATTGTTGACTTAGTGATTTCATTTCTATGCCCTTGTTCTATTATATTGATCTTGTatgcaataattttttttgtggcaaGACGTCAAGCTAAAGCTGTGAAATCTATGTCAATTGGTCGCTCACAGAGACATACTGCCAAAATTTCAAACTCTTCTCAAACTAAGGCAACAAAAACACTTGGCATTGtagtatgtttttatattggtTGCTGGATACCTTATTTTTTAAGTTCTCTGTCAACTGAAAGTTTGACCACTGTATCCCTGTTGTGGACTGTGTTTGGCTGGATACTATTAATCAATTCCTCTATAAATCCcctaatatatgctatattttatccatggtttagagCATCAGCTAAGTATATTATTACTTGTAGAATATTTGACTCTTCATCATCAagtttcagtttgttttcagATCATTTCTAA